Proteins encoded in a region of the Rutidosis leptorrhynchoides isolate AG116_Rl617_1_P2 chromosome 9, CSIRO_AGI_Rlap_v1, whole genome shotgun sequence genome:
- the LOC139868893 gene encoding uncharacterized protein, with protein sequence MVENVSLTVLREAWKGVIYEGIQVASNGRSGGLVSCWRADCFTLKDHFDCHNWVATLLTYLPSNTDVLIINVYAPQSEIEKKIIWFHIAKMINGWNGPTCVMGDFNSTCFPHERLREEIDVVNMANFNDFISSASLIDQNIQNLMYTWDGPGGKKSRIDRVLVNVEWINLWPGAVLLAGDKSSSDHNPLIWGKKSLFWGPKPFRFFNGWFEVPKFVELKRDLKIWNNEHVNKSKLQLAVLESQIHDFL encoded by the exons ATGGTTGAAAATGTGTCTCTTACGGTTCTTAGAGAAGCATGGAAAGGGGTTATTTATGAAGGTATTCAAGTAGCATCGAATGGGAGATCGGGGGGTTTAGTTTCATGTTGGAGGGCCGATTGTTTCACCCTTAAAGATCATTTTGATTGCCATAATTGGGTAGCCACATTACTCACTTATTTGCCTTCGAATACTGATGTTCTTATTATTAATGTATATGCCCCTCAAAGTGAAATCGAAAAGAAAATTATTTGGTTTCATATTGCAAAGATGATTAATGGTTGGAACGGACCAACTTGTGTCATGGGCGATTTCAACTCCACTTGTTTTCCTCATGAAAGATTAAGGGAAGAAATTGATGTGGTTAATATGGCTAATTTTAATGACTTTATCTCAAGTGCTAGTTTAATAGATCAAAACATTCAAAATTTGATGTACACTTGGGATGGTCCCGGAGGGAAAAAGTCAAGGATTGATAGAGTGTTAGTGAATGTTGAATGGATTAATTTGTGGCCGGGGGCAGTTCTTCTTGCGGGTGATAAAAGCTCTTCGGATCACAATCCTTTAATCTGGGGCAAAAAATCTCTGTTTTGGGGGCCGAAACCGTTTCGTTTCTTCAATGGGTGGTTTGAAGTGCCAAAATTCGTTGAG CTGAAAAGAGATTTGAAGATTTGGAACAATGAACATGTTAATAAATCAAAGCTACAGCTTGCGGTTTTGGAAAGTCAGATTCATGACTTTTTATAA